Proteins encoded within one genomic window of Mycolicibacterium monacense:
- a CDS encoding GGDEF domain-containing protein, with protein MHWFRRWWRQPDHFEWITGYLAARGMLGVARWNLASSTVALALVPAVLAMSSRGPDAGPDQVLSRIAVLGGLCAATLWVVRWPTRAQSVAYILAANLFITLACYVQDDPMVGLMGCTVFATTGGYIALFHTPGYMLYNFGVALYVGVLQTVRLAVETSDPALAVGLLLLVLVLNVAVPFAVQAIVHALGVDLLRAARDPLTGLLNRRAVYQQIEQLLSAHRDRHVHLAVAVVDLDDFKQLNDSRGHAIGDEALVAVAQALRAGAGEGAVVGRLGGEEFVLAELLEAGQIDDWAQRMCTAVDVVPFPVTASVGVAAVCLPLPADDDAQTVIHMLIGAADHAMYAAKRAGGNQFRHDDRSACC; from the coding sequence GTGCACTGGTTTCGTCGGTGGTGGCGGCAGCCCGACCACTTCGAGTGGATCACCGGGTATCTGGCTGCGCGCGGCATGCTCGGGGTGGCGCGCTGGAATCTGGCGTCCAGCACCGTGGCGTTGGCGCTCGTCCCGGCGGTCCTCGCGATGAGTTCCCGGGGGCCGGATGCCGGGCCGGACCAGGTGCTGAGCCGGATCGCGGTGCTCGGTGGGTTGTGCGCCGCGACGCTGTGGGTGGTGCGCTGGCCCACCCGCGCGCAGTCCGTCGCCTACATCCTGGCGGCCAACCTGTTCATCACGCTGGCGTGCTACGTGCAGGACGACCCGATGGTCGGGTTGATGGGCTGTACGGTCTTCGCCACCACCGGCGGCTACATCGCGCTGTTCCACACGCCCGGATACATGCTGTACAACTTCGGGGTCGCGCTGTATGTCGGTGTGCTGCAGACGGTTCGGCTCGCGGTCGAGACCTCTGACCCCGCATTGGCCGTCGGCCTGCTGCTGCTGGTCCTGGTGCTCAACGTCGCGGTGCCGTTCGCCGTGCAGGCCATCGTGCATGCGCTGGGGGTGGATCTGCTGCGGGCCGCCCGCGACCCGCTCACGGGCCTGCTCAACCGTCGGGCGGTGTACCAGCAGATCGAGCAGCTCCTCAGCGCCCATCGCGACCGGCACGTCCATCTCGCGGTGGCGGTGGTCGACCTCGACGACTTCAAACAGCTCAACGACAGTCGCGGACACGCGATCGGTGACGAGGCGCTCGTCGCCGTCGCTCAGGCGCTGCGCGCAGGGGCGGGTGAGGGGGCGGTGGTGGGCCGGCTCGGAGGTGAGGAGTTCGTGCTCGCCGAACTGCTCGAGGCCGGCCAGATCGACGACTGGGCGCAGCGCATGTGCACCGCGGTGGACGTGGTCCCGTTTCCCGTCACCGCCAGCGTCGGTGTCGCGGCGGTATGCCTGCCCCTGCCCGCCGACGACGATGCACAGACCGTGATCCACATGCTCATCGGCGCCGCCGACCACGCCATGTACGCGGCCAAGCGCGCCGGCGGCAACCAGTTCCGGCACGACGACCGGAGCGCCTGCTGCTGA
- the tenA gene encoding thiaminase II, which produces METPDESTTNTWSQRLWHETEPIFSAIMAHPFISGLTDGTLDPEVFAHYVAQDVHYLRDYARALAVVGAKAPTLAGTAMFARHSAEIVEVELSLHETLLPEIGLDPAELDRVPVAPTTRAYTSYLLATVYGGSFVDGLAAILPCYWIYARVGEELIGRGSPDSRYQRWIDSYGGDEFAATVKEVLELTDRVGPTLKPAEEAAARAHYVTTARYEWMFFDAAHRREAWPV; this is translated from the coding sequence ATGGAGACGCCTGACGAATCGACGACGAACACCTGGTCGCAGCGGCTGTGGCACGAGACCGAGCCGATCTTCTCGGCGATCATGGCCCACCCGTTCATCTCCGGGCTCACCGACGGCACCCTGGACCCCGAGGTCTTCGCGCACTACGTCGCCCAGGACGTCCACTACCTGCGCGACTACGCGCGGGCGCTCGCGGTGGTCGGCGCCAAGGCGCCGACGCTGGCCGGCACCGCGATGTTCGCCCGCCACTCGGCCGAGATCGTCGAGGTGGAGCTGTCGCTGCACGAGACGCTGTTACCCGAGATCGGGCTGGACCCGGCCGAGCTGGACCGCGTACCGGTGGCCCCCACCACCCGCGCCTACACCAGCTATCTGCTCGCGACGGTCTACGGCGGCAGCTTCGTCGACGGCCTGGCGGCGATCCTGCCGTGCTACTGGATCTACGCGCGGGTGGGCGAGGAGTTGATCGGACGGGGATCGCCCGACAGCCGCTACCAACGGTGGATCGACAGCTACGGGGGCGACGAGTTCGCCGCCACCGTCAAAGAGGTGCTCGAGCTCACCGACCGCGTCGGCCCGACGCTGAAGCCGGCGGAGGAAGCGGCCGCTCGCGCCCACTATGTGACGACGGCACGGTATGAGTGGATGTTCTTCGATGCGGCGCACCGCCGCGAGGCCTGGCCGGTCTGA
- a CDS encoding DNA polymerase domain-containing protein, producing MADMAGSRAQGLTLDIAGRTLTVTHPDKVVFETHQGRPPISKLDLIEYYLAVADGALRGVADRPMILKRFVKGITEEAVFQKRAPAKRPDYVDVAELKYASGTSAKEAVIHDAAGLGWAVNIGCVDLNPHPTRSGDLAHPDELRVDLDPMPGVDWQQIVAVAMVAREVLEDHGLTAWPKTSGSRGFHIYARIEPRWPFKFVRLAAQTIAREVERRAPDLATSRWWKEEREGVFVDFNQNAFDRTVASAYSVRATPDARVSTPLRWDEVPGCRPEAFTVATVPARYAEIGDPWESMDDHPGRLDALLDLADRLGPAEKAPRGAKRQGGATGRRQSVMPLIEIARTKTKDEALAALDTWRQRHPAAAERLQPPDVLVDGMRGPSSIWYRIRINLRHVPEEQRPPQEPLLADYSPWENYTGPQWASQSRHGPDTDR from the coding sequence ATGGCTGACATGGCCGGATCCCGGGCTCAGGGCCTGACGCTGGACATCGCCGGTCGCACGCTGACCGTCACCCACCCCGACAAGGTCGTCTTCGAGACGCATCAGGGCAGGCCGCCGATCAGCAAACTGGACCTGATCGAGTACTACCTCGCCGTGGCCGACGGCGCCCTGCGCGGCGTCGCGGACCGGCCGATGATCCTCAAACGCTTCGTCAAGGGCATCACCGAGGAGGCGGTGTTCCAAAAGCGCGCGCCGGCCAAGCGCCCCGACTACGTCGACGTCGCGGAACTGAAGTACGCATCGGGCACCTCGGCGAAGGAGGCGGTGATCCACGACGCCGCGGGGCTGGGGTGGGCGGTCAACATCGGATGCGTCGACCTCAACCCCCATCCGACGCGTTCGGGCGATCTCGCCCATCCCGACGAACTGCGGGTCGACCTCGACCCGATGCCCGGTGTCGACTGGCAGCAGATAGTCGCCGTCGCGATGGTGGCCCGAGAAGTGCTCGAGGACCACGGCCTGACCGCCTGGCCGAAGACCTCGGGTTCGCGCGGCTTCCACATCTATGCCCGCATCGAACCGCGCTGGCCGTTCAAATTCGTCCGGCTGGCCGCCCAGACGATCGCGCGCGAGGTGGAGCGGCGCGCGCCGGACCTCGCGACCAGCCGGTGGTGGAAGGAGGAACGCGAAGGGGTGTTCGTGGACTTCAACCAGAACGCCTTCGACCGCACCGTCGCGTCGGCGTACTCGGTGCGCGCCACCCCGGACGCCCGGGTGTCCACCCCGCTGCGCTGGGACGAGGTGCCGGGCTGCCGACCCGAGGCGTTCACCGTCGCGACCGTGCCCGCCCGCTACGCCGAGATCGGCGATCCGTGGGAGTCGATGGACGACCATCCCGGCCGGCTGGACGCGCTGCTCGATCTCGCCGACCGACTGGGGCCGGCCGAGAAGGCGCCCCGCGGCGCCAAACGGCAGGGCGGGGCCACAGGACGCAGGCAGTCGGTGATGCCGCTCATCGAGATCGCCCGCACCAAGACCAAGGACGAGGCACTGGCCGCACTCGACACCTGGCGTCAGCGCCACCCGGCCGCGGCGGAACGGCTGCAACCGCCCGACGTCCTCGTCGACGGGATGCGCGGTCCCAGTTCCATCTGGTACCGGATCCGGATCAACCTCCGGCACGTCCCGGAGGAGCAGCGTCCGCCGCAGGAACCGCTGCTGGCCGATTACAGTCCGTGGGAGAACTACACCGGACCCCAGTGGGCCTCCCAGTCGCGGCACGGCCCGGATACCGACCGGTAA
- a CDS encoding LysR family transcriptional regulator ArgP — MATAHSRTRDEVRLGADQLAALAAVIEFGSFDAAAEHLHVTPSAVSQRIKALEQRVGQVLVVREKPCRATASGIPLLRLAAQTALLEAEALGELGGPGAALVPRVAVAVNADSMATWFTAVLGDVSEVLFDIRIEDQDHSARLLREGVVMGAVTTERSPVPGCRVQSLGVMRYLPVASAGYVERYLPDGFTAVAAAHAPSLAWNRDDALQDMLIRRAFRRAITRPVHYVPTAEGFGAAVRAGLGWGMYPEQLAVPELAGGSFVRVADVHLDVPLYWQCWKLDSPLVARLTGAVRSAAAGLARRR, encoded by the coding sequence GTGGCCACAGCCCATTCGCGGACGCGTGACGAGGTCCGCCTCGGCGCCGACCAACTGGCCGCCCTCGCGGCGGTGATCGAATTCGGCAGCTTCGACGCGGCCGCCGAGCACCTGCATGTGACCCCGTCCGCGGTGAGCCAACGCATCAAGGCGCTCGAACAGCGGGTCGGACAGGTTCTGGTGGTGCGCGAAAAGCCCTGTCGGGCAACAGCATCGGGCATACCACTGCTGCGCCTCGCGGCGCAGACCGCGCTGCTCGAGGCCGAAGCGCTCGGGGAGCTCGGCGGTCCGGGCGCCGCCCTGGTGCCGCGGGTGGCGGTGGCCGTCAACGCGGACTCCATGGCCACGTGGTTCACCGCCGTGCTGGGCGACGTCTCGGAGGTGTTGTTCGACATCCGGATCGAGGATCAGGATCACTCCGCCCGGCTGCTGCGCGAAGGCGTGGTGATGGGGGCGGTCACCACCGAGCGCAGCCCGGTGCCCGGCTGCCGGGTGCAGTCCCTCGGGGTGATGCGGTACCTGCCCGTGGCGAGCGCGGGGTACGTCGAGCGGTATCTGCCCGACGGTTTCACCGCGGTCGCCGCGGCGCACGCGCCGTCGCTGGCCTGGAATCGCGATGATGCGTTACAGGACATGCTGATCCGCCGGGCATTTCGCCGCGCGATCACCCGGCCGGTGCACTACGTGCCCACCGCGGAGGGGTTCGGCGCGGCGGTGCGCGCCGGGCTGGGCTGGGGGATGTACCCGGAGCAACTGGCCGTCCCCGAACTGGCCGGTGGTTCGTTCGTCCGGGTCGCCGACGTGCATCTCGACGTGCCGTTGTATTGGCAGTGCTGGAAACTCGACAGCCCGCTGGTGGCGCGACTGACCGGCGCGGTCCGATCCGCGGCGGCCGGTCTGGCGCGGCGGCGATGA
- a CDS encoding NAD(P)/FAD-dependent oxidoreductase → MDPTAEPADRCFDVLVVGGGNAGVSAAARLIRKGVTDVALIEPQRVHTYRPLLSYVGGGQAAMRDAERTQRSVTPRRCTWLQDAAAMIDAPNRTVSCSSGRRYRYRDLILGTGLVPDTDALPGIHTALDTPAVASNYVDRAEETWQLVQAMPPSGRVVFTVPRPPVSCTATTLKPLFLAAAHWKRTGRFPGVDITLVVDRPHLLPAPRIDDRLRDHLRALEVRVLFDTAVTALSPDQRNITVTGRDGSSETLPYDMLHLVPPFRGVRWLEGSGLTNGRPHGLIDIDPETLRHRTHPEIWAAGDAAAVETDPSGGALRRQVSILVENLLAAREGGDLQRYDGYTVAPVTTDAHHLIPGEYDRTGSVASSLPSFVDPLESRRTAWAFDRYVLPRTYWNLILRGRV, encoded by the coding sequence GTGGACCCCACCGCCGAACCGGCCGACCGTTGCTTCGATGTCCTCGTCGTCGGCGGCGGCAACGCCGGTGTCAGCGCGGCGGCGCGGCTGATCCGTAAGGGCGTCACCGACGTGGCGCTGATCGAACCGCAGCGCGTCCACACCTACCGGCCTTTGCTGTCCTATGTCGGCGGCGGACAGGCGGCGATGCGGGACGCCGAGCGGACCCAGCGGTCGGTGACCCCACGCCGATGCACGTGGCTGCAGGACGCCGCGGCGATGATCGATGCGCCCAACCGCACGGTGTCGTGCTCGTCGGGCCGCCGCTACCGCTATCGGGATCTGATCCTCGGCACCGGGCTGGTGCCCGACACCGACGCGCTGCCCGGGATCCACACCGCGCTGGACACGCCGGCGGTCGCGAGCAACTACGTGGACCGCGCCGAGGAGACCTGGCAACTCGTGCAGGCCATGCCCCCCAGCGGGCGTGTGGTGTTCACCGTGCCGCGCCCGCCGGTCAGCTGCACCGCGACGACGCTCAAACCGCTGTTCCTGGCCGCCGCGCACTGGAAGCGCACCGGGCGCTTCCCCGGCGTCGACATCACCCTCGTCGTCGACCGGCCACACCTGCTCCCCGCGCCGCGCATCGACGACCGGCTGCGCGACCATCTGCGGGCCCTGGAAGTGCGCGTGCTGTTCGACACCGCGGTGACCGCGCTGAGCCCCGACCAGCGCAACATCACGGTGACCGGCCGCGACGGCTCCAGCGAGACGCTGCCGTACGACATGCTGCACCTCGTACCGCCGTTCCGCGGCGTCCGCTGGCTGGAGGGTTCGGGCCTGACGAATGGGCGGCCCCACGGGCTCATCGACATCGACCCCGAAACGCTGAGACACCGCACACATCCGGAGATCTGGGCGGCGGGCGACGCCGCGGCCGTCGAAACCGATCCGTCGGGCGGTGCGCTGCGGCGGCAGGTCTCGATCCTGGTCGAGAACCTGCTCGCCGCCCGCGAGGGCGGAGACCTCCAGCGCTACGACGGCTACACGGTCGCGCCGGTCACGACCGACGCGCACCACCTGATACCAGGGGAGTACGACCGGACCGGATCGGTGGCGTCGTCGCTGCCGTCGTTCGTCGACCCACTCGAATCTCGCCGCACGGCGTGGGCGTTCGACCGCTACGTGCTGCCGCGCACCTACTGGAACCTCATCCTCAGAGGGCGCGTATAA
- a CDS encoding ADP-ribosylglycohydrolase family protein, with protein sequence MGGASIRSRIRAGLLAYAAGDAAGVPWEGCVAAEIDRPGIDELPRRGDWPPGATSDDTALTLLVAEYLRDHGAVVDEADFLTRLAAAAPHIRGIGPSTRAAIDRFWTRGALHAETGDTNGAAMRALPIGWAVADDGLRRTVTTGLSRTTHGAASAVAAACIASAMASAAVDGASPLDAASTEIDWAETQFGIELRPVRGAVDGRWRPGRNGVSLEAVGAVAAVVDVVRHADVGHLSVADALRYAVSLGGDTDTAAAIAGGILGGRVTGTPDIPWLDRVDLPDGATLDGLSAALAELRASTG encoded by the coding sequence GTGGGTGGTGCATCGATACGGTCGAGGATCCGGGCGGGCCTGCTGGCCTACGCGGCGGGGGACGCGGCAGGCGTGCCATGGGAAGGCTGCGTGGCCGCGGAGATCGACCGCCCCGGCATCGACGAACTCCCTCGCCGCGGGGACTGGCCGCCCGGCGCCACCTCCGATGACACGGCGCTGACCCTGCTGGTCGCCGAATACCTCCGCGATCACGGTGCGGTGGTCGACGAGGCCGACTTCCTGACCAGGCTCGCCGCCGCCGCGCCGCACATCCGCGGGATCGGGCCCAGCACCCGTGCGGCGATCGACCGGTTCTGGACCCGCGGCGCGCTGCACGCCGAGACCGGCGACACGAACGGGGCGGCCATGCGCGCGCTGCCGATCGGGTGGGCGGTCGCCGACGACGGTCTGCGCCGCACGGTCACGACAGGCCTGTCGCGGACGACACACGGTGCCGCATCCGCCGTCGCGGCCGCGTGCATCGCGTCGGCGATGGCGTCCGCGGCGGTGGACGGAGCCTCTCCTCTGGATGCGGCCTCGACCGAAATCGATTGGGCCGAAACGCAGTTCGGCATCGAGCTGAGACCCGTGCGCGGCGCGGTCGACGGCCGGTGGCGGCCGGGCCGCAACGGGGTGTCGCTGGAGGCCGTCGGCGCGGTGGCCGCGGTGGTGGACGTGGTCCGGCACGCCGACGTGGGGCACCTTTCTGTCGCCGACGCGCTGCGCTACGCGGTGTCCCTCGGCGGCGACACCGACACCGCCGCGGCGATCGCGGGCGGAATCCTCGGCGGCCGCGTGACGGGCACGCCGGACATCCCGTGGCTGGACCGCGTCGACCTACCCGACGGTGCGACTCTCGACGGCCTCAGCGCCGCGCTGGCGGAGTTGCGGGCGTCGACGGGCTGA
- a CDS encoding class I SAM-dependent methyltransferase has translation MAPHSFDAPVRRWEDIPGWFGWRQAQEEAVAHFGDGDRFSAPRFVAPRFVEVGSYLGRSLCSLAEVVRQSGREIGIIGVDTCRGSGPEGAREINAHGPAVEFGGGTFAGLLHRNVIACGFADTVALLITDSVSAARMFDDESLAWVHIDARHDYESVRADIAAWAPKVGPGGWLSGDDYHPEWWPGVVAAVEEALPDAREWTPGQWRWRKPPASDR, from the coding sequence ATGGCGCCACACTCCTTCGACGCACCGGTCCGACGGTGGGAGGACATCCCGGGCTGGTTCGGCTGGCGGCAGGCCCAGGAGGAAGCCGTCGCCCACTTCGGCGACGGCGACCGGTTCTCCGCCCCACGTTTTGTCGCCCCCCGTTTCGTCGAGGTGGGCAGCTATCTCGGCCGCAGCCTCTGCTCGCTCGCCGAGGTCGTGCGGCAGTCAGGCCGCGAGATCGGCATCATCGGGGTGGACACGTGCCGGGGGAGCGGTCCGGAGGGTGCCCGCGAGATCAACGCCCACGGTCCCGCCGTCGAGTTCGGCGGCGGCACGTTCGCGGGACTGCTGCACCGCAACGTCATCGCCTGTGGATTCGCCGACACTGTCGCGCTCCTGATCACCGACTCGGTGTCGGCGGCCCGGATGTTCGACGACGAATCCCTGGCCTGGGTGCACATCGATGCCAGACACGATTACGAGAGCGTGCGCGCCGACATCGCGGCCTGGGCGCCCAAGGTGGGCCCCGGCGGCTGGCTGTCGGGGGACGACTACCACCCGGAATGGTGGCCGGGTGTGGTCGCTGCGGTAGAAGAAGCACTGCCCGACGCCCGTGAATGGACGCCGGGACAGTGGCGCTGGCGGAAACCGCCGGCTTCGGATCGGTGA
- a CDS encoding STAS domain-containing protein, whose translation MTLTSTSTGSHSAFHYGNPSFDCDRVRMRARCRQLATVVTVTGDIDADNLSCVADYARRFVLAEKPFILDLSGVSTFAAEGLSLFYEIDARCAEADVEWSVIGSQPVLQVLRASGTLDDMPVTASVPEALHHFSEGILARRRLLPLLTKTA comes from the coding sequence ATGACACTCACGAGCACATCCACTGGTTCGCACAGCGCCTTCCACTACGGCAACCCGTCGTTCGACTGCGACCGGGTCCGGATGCGGGCCCGCTGCCGTCAACTCGCAACGGTCGTCACGGTCACGGGCGACATCGACGCCGACAACCTGTCGTGCGTCGCGGATTACGCGAGGCGGTTCGTCCTCGCGGAGAAGCCGTTCATCCTCGATCTCAGTGGTGTGAGTACCTTTGCCGCAGAAGGCCTCTCACTGTTCTACGAAATCGACGCCCGTTGCGCCGAAGCCGACGTCGAATGGTCGGTGATCGGCAGCCAACCCGTTCTGCAGGTGCTGCGCGCCTCCGGCACTCTCGACGACATGCCGGTGACCGCCTCGGTTCCGGAAGCCTTGCATCACTTCAGCGAAGGCATCCTGGCCCGGCGCCGCCTGCTGCCCCTCTTGACCAAGACAGCCTGA
- the fadD2 gene encoding long-chain-fatty-acid--CoA ligase FadD2, with protein MPKLTELPSQVAAKAKLYLDRGSAELHYARKMFEAGALQLEPPQNMAAFVADMRRWGEFGMIPALNARRTPDRNAVIDDEGEMTYAELDEAAHAVAHALLAKGIKGGDGVAVLARNHRWFLVAVYGAARTGARIILLNSEFSGPQIKEVSEREGAKLIIHDDEYSKAVSQAKPELGYLRALGTNPDNSEPSESDAQTLADIVAGGDKTPAPKVTKHSSVIILTSGTTGTPKGANRKPPLSLAPIGGILSHVPFKSGEVTLLPAPMFHALGYLHATIGMMLGSTLVLRRRFKPATVLADVEKYRATAMVVVPVMLSRLLDHIEKTDTKPDLSSLRIVFVSGSQLGAELATRAMKDIGPVIYNLYGSTEIAFATIARPEDLQKNPATVGPVVKGVRVKLFDENGKEVPRGEVGRIFVGTTFPFEGYTGGGHKQIIDGLMSSGDVGYFDEDGLLYVSGRDDEMIVSGGENVFPAEVEDLISGHPDVVEATALGVEDKEWGHRLRAFVVKAEGASVDEDAIKGYVKEHLARYKVPREVIFLDELPRNPTGKILKRELREMDVDGSGGDAGDSDGADGSDGSGDSDGADGSGGDTKAE; from the coding sequence ATGCCGAAGCTCACCGAACTTCCGTCGCAGGTTGCCGCGAAGGCCAAGCTGTATCTCGACCGTGGCTCCGCTGAATTGCACTACGCCCGAAAGATGTTCGAGGCGGGCGCATTACAGCTGGAGCCGCCGCAGAACATGGCTGCGTTCGTGGCCGACATGCGTCGGTGGGGTGAGTTCGGGATGATTCCGGCGCTCAACGCCCGTCGCACCCCGGACCGTAACGCGGTGATCGACGACGAGGGCGAGATGACCTACGCCGAACTCGACGAAGCGGCGCACGCCGTCGCGCACGCCCTGCTGGCCAAGGGGATCAAGGGCGGCGACGGGGTGGCGGTCCTGGCGCGAAACCACCGCTGGTTCCTGGTGGCCGTCTACGGCGCCGCCCGCACCGGCGCCCGCATCATCCTGCTCAACAGCGAGTTCTCCGGACCGCAGATCAAGGAGGTGTCCGAACGCGAGGGCGCCAAGCTGATCATCCACGACGACGAGTACTCCAAGGCGGTGTCCCAGGCGAAGCCCGAACTCGGGTATCTGCGCGCACTGGGCACCAACCCCGACAACTCCGAGCCCTCGGAGAGTGACGCGCAGACCCTCGCCGACATCGTCGCCGGGGGCGACAAGACCCCCGCACCGAAGGTGACCAAACACTCGTCGGTCATCATCCTCACCAGCGGCACCACCGGCACGCCCAAGGGCGCCAACCGCAAACCGCCGCTGTCGTTGGCGCCCATCGGGGGCATCCTGTCGCACGTACCGTTCAAATCCGGTGAGGTGACGCTGCTACCCGCGCCGATGTTCCACGCGCTGGGTTACCTGCACGCCACCATCGGCATGATGCTCGGGTCGACGCTGGTGCTGCGGCGCCGGTTCAAACCGGCCACCGTGCTCGCCGACGTCGAGAAGTACAGGGCGACCGCCATGGTCGTGGTGCCGGTGATGCTGTCGCGGCTGCTCGACCACATCGAGAAGACGGACACCAAACCGGATCTCTCGTCGCTGCGGATCGTGTTCGTCTCGGGTTCGCAGTTGGGCGCCGAGTTGGCGACCAGGGCGATGAAGGACATCGGCCCGGTCATCTACAACCTGTACGGCTCGACCGAGATCGCGTTCGCGACCATCGCCCGTCCGGAGGATCTGCAGAAGAACCCGGCGACGGTCGGGCCGGTCGTCAAGGGGGTGCGGGTCAAACTCTTCGACGAGAACGGCAAAGAGGTGCCGCGCGGTGAGGTGGGCCGGATCTTCGTCGGCACCACCTTCCCCTTCGAGGGCTACACCGGCGGCGGCCACAAGCAGATCATCGACGGGCTGATGTCCTCGGGCGACGTCGGATACTTCGACGAGGACGGACTGCTCTACGTGTCCGGCCGCGACGACGAGATGATCGTGTCCGGCGGAGAGAACGTGTTCCCGGCCGAGGTGGAGGACCTCATCAGCGGCCATCCCGACGTGGTCGAGGCCACCGCGCTCGGAGTCGAGGACAAGGAGTGGGGGCACCGGTTACGGGCGTTCGTCGTCAAGGCCGAGGGCGCATCCGTCGACGAGGACGCCATCAAGGGTTACGTCAAGGAACACCTGGCGCGCTACAAGGTGCCCCGTGAGGTCATCTTCCTCGACGAGTTGCCGCGCAACCCGACCGGCAAGATCCTCAAACGCGAACTGCGCGAGATGGACGTGGACGGCTCGGGCGGTGACGCCGGTGACTCCGACGGCGCCGACGGCTCCGACGGCTCCGGTGACTCCGACGGCGCCGACGGCTCGGGCGGTGACACCAAGGCGGAATAG
- a CDS encoding DUF4193 domain-containing protein has translation MTVDYDAPRRKQEDLESDSLDELPVGRADARTAVLDDDAEEVDTVDLPGADLSGEELTVRVIPKQADEFTCSSCFLVFHRSRLARDSNGTMICADCA, from the coding sequence ATGACCGTTGACTACGACGCCCCCCGCCGTAAGCAAGAAGACCTGGAATCGGACTCGCTCGACGAGCTGCCGGTGGGTCGCGCCGACGCCCGCACGGCGGTTCTCGACGACGACGCCGAGGAAGTGGACACCGTCGACCTCCCCGGCGCCGACCTGTCCGGTGAAGAGCTCACGGTGCGGGTCATCCCCAAGCAGGCCGACGAGTTCACCTGCAGCAGCTGTTTCCTCGTGTTCCATCGCAGCCGGTTGGCCCGCGACTCGAACGGGACGATGATCTGCGCCGACTGCGCCTGA
- a CDS encoding MFS transporter yields the protein MWRTVPILMALYFVNYLDRTNLGIARADISAHLQLSATMFGFASGIFFIGYVLVEVPSNLALHRFGARRWLARIAVSWGLVVVAIGFAPNAPTLLALRFLLGVAEAGLFPGVILYLSRWFPTAYRARVVAMFMLASPIAAAVGTPVGAWLIDVGDGLFGLAGWQFMMICSGLPAIALGVVCWIALTDRPADANWLPDDEKRWLIGVLAAEEHAVSSRFDFPLRRALRSPRVWALAVVYFGVAYGLYALAFFLPSIIAGFREDFGLTLSIEQVGLITAIPYAFAAVAMYLWSRRADRTGAHTRHVAVPMLLGGLAIPVALYLDSPVLVMIPVTLAAMGVFSAIPSFWALPSRFLTGAAAAGGIGLINSVGNLGGFAAPYVTGALDDALGSARAGMWAVGLMMVISAGVVFTLSNDRLSPSTPATPPARR from the coding sequence ATGTGGCGCACCGTTCCCATCTTGATGGCGCTGTACTTCGTCAACTACCTGGACCGCACCAATCTCGGCATCGCGAGAGCCGACATCAGCGCCCACCTGCAACTGTCGGCCACGATGTTCGGGTTCGCATCGGGCATCTTCTTCATCGGCTACGTCCTCGTCGAGGTGCCGTCGAATCTCGCGCTGCACCGCTTCGGCGCCCGGCGGTGGCTGGCGCGTATCGCAGTGTCCTGGGGTCTGGTCGTCGTCGCGATCGGCTTCGCGCCGAACGCCCCGACACTGCTGGCGCTGCGTTTCCTGCTCGGCGTGGCCGAAGCCGGACTGTTCCCCGGGGTGATCCTCTACCTCAGCCGCTGGTTCCCGACGGCGTACCGGGCGCGGGTCGTCGCGATGTTCATGCTGGCCAGCCCGATCGCCGCGGCGGTCGGGACACCGGTCGGCGCCTGGCTCATCGACGTCGGTGACGGCCTGTTCGGGTTGGCCGGCTGGCAGTTCATGATGATCTGTTCGGGCCTTCCGGCGATCGCGCTCGGCGTGGTGTGCTGGATCGCCCTGACGGACCGGCCCGCCGACGCGAACTGGCTACCCGACGACGAAAAACGTTGGCTCATAGGCGTTCTCGCGGCAGAAGAGCATGCCGTGAGCAGCCGGTTCGACTTCCCGCTGCGCCGAGCGCTCAGAAGCCCGCGGGTGTGGGCGCTCGCGGTGGTGTACTTCGGCGTCGCGTACGGGCTCTACGCGCTGGCGTTCTTCCTGCCGTCGATCATCGCCGGGTTCCGTGAGGATTTCGGGCTGACGCTGTCCATCGAGCAGGTCGGGCTGATCACGGCGATCCCGTACGCGTTCGCGGCGGTGGCGATGTACCTGTGGTCGCGACGCGCGGACCGCACCGGCGCACACACCCGCCACGTCGCGGTCCCGATGCTACTGGGCGGGTTGGCGATCCCCGTGGCCCTGTACCTGGACAGCCCGGTGCTGGTGATGATCCCGGTGACGCTGGCCGCCATGGGGGTGTTCAGCGCGATCCCGAGCTTCTGGGCGCTGCCGTCGCGGTTCCTGACCGGCGCCGCGGCCGCGGGCGGCATCGGGCTGATCAACTCGGTCGGCAACCTCGGCGGGTTCGCCGCCCCGTACGTCACGGGTGCGCTCGACGACGCGCTGGGTTCGGCACGGGCGGGGATGTGGGCGGTCGGGTTGATGATGGTGATCTCGGCGGGCGTCGTATTCACACTGTCGAACGACCGGCTCAGCCCGTCGACGCCCGCAACTCCGCCAGCGCGGCGCTGA